The following are encoded together in the Balaenoptera acutorostrata chromosome 9, mBalAcu1.1, whole genome shotgun sequence genome:
- the LOC103015358 gene encoding LOW QUALITY PROTEIN: macrophage metalloelastase (The sequence of the model RefSeq protein was modified relative to this genomic sequence to represent the inferred CDS: inserted 1 base in 1 codon; substituted 1 base at 1 genomic stop codon) produces MKFLLLILVLQVTASGAAPLTDYSSPEENDVVFVQRYLVTFYSLEMETTPMTKMKVNRNFMEDKIQEMQQFLGLKVTGQLDTSTLDMMHRPRCGVPNVHNFRVMPGRPVXKNRFITYRISNYTPDMKPEDVEYAFQKXFQVWSDVTPLKFRKINAGKADIMIQFAFGVHGNFSSFDGRGGILAHAFGPGPGIGGDAHFDKAEIWTKIYKGTNLFLVAVHAFGHSLGLGHSNDPKAIMFPTYRYTDYNTFHLSADDIHGFQSLCGNNERRQSMDPSYPKLIITYFPGIGPKVDSVFYYNRHYYFFQGSNVLEYDVLSHHITRRLKSNTKLCC; encoded by the exons ATGAAGTTTCTTTTATTGATACTGGTTCTGCAGGTCACTGCTTCTGGAGCTGCTCCCCTGACTGACTATTCAAGCCCTGAAGAAAATGATGTGGTATTTGTTCAG aggTACTTGGTAACCTTTTATAGCCTTGAGATGGAAACAACTCCAATGACAAAAATGAAAGTCAATAGGAACTTCATGGAAGATAAAATCCAGGAAATGCAGCAGTTCTTGGGGCTAAAAGTGACTGGGCAACTGGACACATCTACTCTGGACATGATGCACAGACCTCGATGTGGAGTCCCCAATGTTCATAATTTCAGAGTAATGCCAGGGAGGCCAGTCTAGAAGAACCGTTTTATCACCTACAG AATTAGCAATTACACTCCTGACATGAAGCCTGAGGATGTTGAATATGCCTTCCAGA GTTTTCAAGTATGGAGTGATGTGACCCCCTTGAAATTCAGAAAGATTAATGCAGGCAAGGCTGACATCATGATACAATTTGCATTTGGAG tgcATGGAAACTTCAGTTCTTTTGATGGCAGAGGGGGAATCTTAGCCCATGCTTTTGGACCTGGACCTGGTATTGGAGGAGATGCACATTTTGATAAGGCTGAAATCTGGACTAAAATCTACAAAG GCACAAACTTGTTCCTAGTTGCTGTTCACGCGTTTGGTCATTCCTTGGGTCTTGGCCATTCCAATGATCCAAAGGCCATAATGTTCCCCACCTACAGATATACTGACTACAACACATTTCACCTCTCTGCTGATGACATACATGGCTTTCAGTCTCTCTGTG GTAACAATGAGAGGAGACAATCCATGGACCCCAGTTATCCCAAATTGATTATCACATACTTCCCAGGAATTGGCCCTAAAGTTGATTCAGTCTTCTATTACAACA gacACTACTATTTCTTCCAAGGATCTAACGTACTTGAATATGATGTCCTATCCCATCATATCACCAGAAGGCTGAAAAGCAATACCAAGCTATGTTGTTAG